In Streptomyces paludis, the genomic stretch TGGGGTTCATCGTGGTGACGGGGGTGGGGGCGGCGGTCGTGGCGTGGCGCCGCGTCTCCGCCCGTTGACGCCTCCCCCTGTCCGGGCGGCGAGAGCGCCTCGATCAGCCGCTCCGCGGCGAGCGTCGCCGTCAGACGGCCCTCCCGGACCTCCCGTTCCAGCTCCGGGGCCAGCGCCCGTACCCCCGGGTCCTCCCGGAGCCGGTCCAGCAGATGGTCGCGGACCATGGTCCAGGTCCAGTCGACCTGCTGGTCGCTGCGTTTACGGGCGAGACGGCCGTCCGCCGCGAGGATCTCGCGGTGCTGTTCCAGCCGGGACCAGACCGTGTCGAGGCCGGTGGACTCGCGCGCGCTGCACGTGAGGACCGGTGGTGTCCAGGCCGCGTCGACGGGGTGCATCAGCCGCAGCGCGCCGGCGAGTTCACGGGCCGCGGCGCGGGCATCGCGTTCGAAGGGGCCGTCGGCCTTGTTGACGGCGATGACGTCGGCGAGTTCGAGGACGCCCTTCTTGATGCCCTGGAGCTGGTCGCCGGTGCGGGCGAGGGTGAGCAGGAGGAAGGTGTCGACCATGTTGGCGACGGTGGTCTCGGACTGGCCGACGCCGACGGTTTCGACGAGGACGACGTCGTATCCGGCGGCCTCCATCACGATGATGGTCTCGCGGGTGGCCTTGGCGACACCGCCGAGCGTACCGGCGGTGGGTGAGGGCCGGACGAACGCGGCGGGATCTACGGCGAGGCGCTCCATACGGGTCTTGTCGCCGAGGATCGAGCCGCCGGTACGGGTGGAGGAGGGGTCGACGGCGAGAACGGCGACGCGGTGGCCGAGGCCGGTGAGCAGGGTGCCGAGCGCGTCGATGAAGGTGGATTTGCCGACGCCGGGGACGCCGCTGATACCGATCCGGCGGGCGTTGCCGGAGTGCGGGAGGAGCTGGGTCAGCAGCCGCTGGGCGAGGCGGCGGTGGTCGGGGCGGGTGGACTCCACGAGGGTGATGGCGCGGGCGATGTACGCGCGGGAGCCGTCGAGGACGCCTTTGGCGTACGTGTCGACGTCGATCGGGGGCGGCACGCGGTCACCTCTCGTGGCCGAGCGCCGCCGAGAGCGCGTCGAGCAGGTCGAGGGCGGCGTCGGGGATGACCGTACCGGGCGGGAAGACGGCGGCGGCGCCCATCTCCAGGAGGGTGGGGACATCGGCGGGCGGGATCACCCCGCCGACGACGATCATGATGTCGTCCCGGCCCTCGGCGGCGAGCCGCTCGCGCAGCGCCGGTACGAGGGTGAGGTGGCCGGCGGCGAGGGAGGAGACGCCGACGATGTGCGCGTCGGCCTCGACGGCCTGCCGGGCGACCTCGTCGGGCGTCTGGAAGAGCGGGCCGACATCGACGTCGAAGCCGAGGTCCGCGAAGGCGGTGGCGATGACCTTCTGGCCGCGGTCGTGGCCGTCCTGGCCCATCTTGGCCACGAGGATGCGCGGCCGGCGGCCCTCGGCGCGTTCGAAGGCGTCGACGGCGGTACGGGCGCGTTCGACGGCCGGGGAGGCGCCTGCTTCGTGGCGGTACACACCGGAGATGGTACGGATCTGGCCGGAGTGGCGCCCGTACACGCGCTCCAGGGCGTCGGAGATCTCACCGACGGTGGCCTTGGCTCGGGCGGCGGCGACGGCGAGGCCGAGCAGATTGCCGTCGAGGCCGCCGGGCCCCGGGCGGGCGCCGTCGCCCGCGGCGGCGGTGAGCGCGCGCAGGGCGTCCTGGGTGACGTTCTCGTCGCGTTCGGCGCGCAGCCGGCGGAGTTTCTCGATCTGCTGGGTGCGGACGGAGGAGTTGTCGACCTTGAGCACGTCGATCTTCTCGTCGGTCTCGACGCGGTACTTGTTGACGCCGATGACGGGCTGGCGGCCGGAGTCGATCCGCGCCTGGGTGCGGGCGGCGGCCTCCTCGACGCGGAGTTTGGGGATACCGGCGTCGATGGCCTGGGCCATGCCGCCGGCCGCCTCGACCTCCTCGATGTGCTGCCAGGCGCGCCGGGCGAGGTCGTAGGTGAGCCGCTCGACGTAGGCGCTGCCGCCCCAGGGGTCGGTGACCCGGCAGGTGCCGGACTCCTGCTGGAGGAGGAGCTGGGTGTTGCGGGCGATCCGGGCGGAGAAGTCGGTGGGGAGGGCGAGGGCCTCGTCGAGGGCGTTGGTGTGCAGGGACTGGGTGTGGCCCTGGGTGGCGGCCATGGCCTCGACGCAGGTGCGGGTGACGTTGTTGAAGACGTCCTGCGCGGTGAGGGACCAGCCGGAGGTCTGTGAATGGGTGCGCAGGGAGAGGGACTTGGCGTTCTGCGGGTCGAACTTCTTGACGAGCTTGGCCCAGAGCAGCCGGGCGGCGCGGAGTTTGGCGATCTCCATGAAGAAGTTCATGCCGATGGCCCAGAAGAAGGAGAGCCGGGGGGCGAAGGCGTCGACGTCGAGTCCGGCGCCGAGTCCGGCCCGCAGATACTCGACTCCGTCTGCGAGGGTGTAGGCGAGTTCCAGATCGGCCGTCGCGCCGGCTTCCTGGATGTGGTAGCCGGAGATGGAGATGGAGTTGTAGCGGGGCATCTTCCGCGAGGTGTAGGCGAAGATGTCGGAGATGATCCGCATCGAGGGTTTCGGCGGATAGATGTAGGTGTTGCGGACCATGAACTCCTTGAGGATGTCGTTCTGGATGGTCCCGGCCAGCTTCTCGGGCGGTACGCCCTGTTCCTCGGCGGCCACGATGTAGAGGGCGAGGACGGGGAGCACGGCGCCGTTCATCGTCATCGACACGCTCATCCGGTCGAGCGGGATGCCGTCGAAGAGCTGGCGCATGTCGTAGATCGAGTCGATGGCCACGCCCGCCATGCCGACGTCGCCGGTCACCCGGGGGTGGTCGCTGTCGTACCCCCGGTGGGTGGGCAGGTCGAAGGCGACGGAGAGGCCCTTCTGCCCGGCGGCGAGATTGCGCCGGTAGAAGGCATTGGACTCCTCGGCGGTGGAGAAGCCCGCGTACTGCCGGATCGTCCAGGGCTGGTTGACGTACATCGTCGGGTAGGGGCCGCGCAGATACGGGGCGATCCCGGGGTACGTGCCGAGGAAGTCGAGGCCCGCCAGGTCGCGTTCGGTGTAGAGGGGTTTGACGGCGATGCCCTCGGGGGTGTCCCAGTACAGCTCGTGGTCGGCCGCGCCGGTGTGTTCCTTGACGGCGGTCCGCCACTGGTCTTCGGTGGCCGCGGCGCCCGCGCCGGAGCCCAGCCCGATCTCGGAGAAGTCCGGAATCCGCATCACGCCACTCCCATCCGGTCGAGGACGGAGGTGAGGACGGCGACCGCGTCGCCGCCCGCGACGACGAACTCGTCGACTCCGGCCTGAAGATATGTCTCGCGCAGGTCGCCGGGGCGTCCGGCGAGGAACACCCGTTGCGCGCCCGCGGACTTGAGCGCCTCGGCGACGGGCGCGGCGCCCTCGGCGTACAGCGCGTCGCTGGAGCAGAGGCAGGCGACGGCGGCGCCGCTGCGGGTGAAGGCGTCGGCGGCGGTGGCCGCGTCGACGGACACCGGGTCGTGTACGGGTTCGATACCGCCGGCCTGGAAGAGTCCGGCGGCGAAGGCGGCGCGGGCCGTGTGGGCGGCGGCGGGCCCGAGGGCGGCGAGAAAGACCCGGGGGCGGGCGCCGGTCGCGGCGAGGTGCGCGTCGGAGCGGGCGCGCAGCGCCTCGTACGCGTCGTCGCGGTGGACGGAGGGCAGCCCGCCGGCGGGGGCGGGCGGCGCTGTCTCGCGTACGACGGGGACCTGGCCGAGCTGGGGGAACTCGCTGACGCCGGTGATGGGTTCGCGCCGGGTGGCCAGCTTCGCGGAGCGCTCCCGCCAGGTGGCGGCAAGCCGTTCGCCGATGAGGCCGGAGCGCAGGGCGGCGCGCTGGCCGCCGGCGCGTTCGATCTCCTGGAACCAGTCCCAGGCGGCGTGGGCGAGCGCGTCGGTGAGCGACTCGACGTACCAGGAGCCGCCCGCCGGGTCGATGACCCGGCCGAGGTGGGACTCCTCCAGCAGGATGGTGGAGGTGTTCCGGGCGATCCGGCGGGCGAAGGCGTCGGAGAGTCCGAGGGGGTGGTCGAAGGGCAGGACGGTGACGGAGTCGGCGCCGCCCAGACCGGCGGCCAGGGAGGCGACCGTGGTGCGGAGCATGTTCACCCAGGGGTCGCGGCGGGTCATCATCACCGATGAGGTGACGGCGTGCTGGCGCTGCGCGGCGGCGGGCGCGGGGGCGCCGCACACCTCGGCGACGCGGGCCCAGA encodes the following:
- the meaB gene encoding methylmalonyl Co-A mutase-associated GTPase MeaB, encoding MPPPIDVDTYAKGVLDGSRAYIARAITLVESTRPDHRRLAQRLLTQLLPHSGNARRIGISGVPGVGKSTFIDALGTLLTGLGHRVAVLAVDPSSTRTGGSILGDKTRMERLAVDPAAFVRPSPTAGTLGGVAKATRETIIVMEAAGYDVVLVETVGVGQSETTVANMVDTFLLLTLARTGDQLQGIKKGVLELADVIAVNKADGPFERDARAAARELAGALRLMHPVDAAWTPPVLTCSARESTGLDTVWSRLEQHREILAADGRLARKRSDQQVDWTWTMVRDHLLDRLREDPGVRALAPELEREVREGRLTATLAAERLIEALSPPGQGEASTGGDAAPRHDRRPHPRHHDEPHRAQEQR
- the scpA gene encoding methylmalonyl-CoA mutase; translation: MRIPDFSEIGLGSGAGAAATEDQWRTAVKEHTGAADHELYWDTPEGIAVKPLYTERDLAGLDFLGTYPGIAPYLRGPYPTMYVNQPWTIRQYAGFSTAEESNAFYRRNLAAGQKGLSVAFDLPTHRGYDSDHPRVTGDVGMAGVAIDSIYDMRQLFDGIPLDRMSVSMTMNGAVLPVLALYIVAAEEQGVPPEKLAGTIQNDILKEFMVRNTYIYPPKPSMRIISDIFAYTSRKMPRYNSISISGYHIQEAGATADLELAYTLADGVEYLRAGLGAGLDVDAFAPRLSFFWAIGMNFFMEIAKLRAARLLWAKLVKKFDPQNAKSLSLRTHSQTSGWSLTAQDVFNNVTRTCVEAMAATQGHTQSLHTNALDEALALPTDFSARIARNTQLLLQQESGTCRVTDPWGGSAYVERLTYDLARRAWQHIEEVEAAGGMAQAIDAGIPKLRVEEAAARTQARIDSGRQPVIGVNKYRVETDEKIDVLKVDNSSVRTQQIEKLRRLRAERDENVTQDALRALTAAAGDGARPGPGGLDGNLLGLAVAAARAKATVGEISDALERVYGRHSGQIRTISGVYRHEAGASPAVERARTAVDAFERAEGRRPRILVAKMGQDGHDRGQKVIATAFADLGFDVDVGPLFQTPDEVARQAVEADAHIVGVSSLAAGHLTLVPALRERLAAEGRDDIMIVVGGVIPPADVPTLLEMGAAAVFPPGTVIPDAALDLLDALSAALGHER
- a CDS encoding methylmalonyl-CoA mutase family protein, whose amino-acid sequence is MTVLPEDGLSLAAEFPDPTREQWQGLVAGVLRKSGRDLTGPAAEDALATALQDGLVTRPLYTADDAPASAPGAGYPGFAPYTRGGRAEGGAVSGWDVRQRHTGTDPARVNEAVLADLENGVTSLWLALGGSGVPVEALPAVLDGVYLDLAPLALDAGEEFGPAARALLRLHDERGVARDAVRGTLGADPVGVLARTGREEAGATGTAAELAALCAREYPGLRAVAVDALPYHEAGASDAQELGCSLATGVGWLRDLTAAGLSVEEACGQLEFRYAATADQFLTIAKLRAARRLWARVAEVCGAPAPAAAQRQHAVTSSVMMTRRDPWVNMLRTTVASLAAGLGGADSVTVLPFDHPLGLSDAFARRIARNTSTILLEESHLGRVIDPAGGSWYVESLTDALAHAAWDWFQEIERAGGQRAALRSGLIGERLAATWRERSAKLATRREPITGVSEFPQLGQVPVVRETAPPAPAGGLPSVHRDDAYEALRARSDAHLAATGARPRVFLAALGPAAAHTARAAFAAGLFQAGGIEPVHDPVSVDAATAADAFTRSGAAVACLCSSDALYAEGAAPVAEALKSAGAQRVFLAGRPGDLRETYLQAGVDEFVVAGGDAVAVLTSVLDRMGVA